DNA from Mesotoga sp. Brook.08.105.5.1:
TACCGATTGCTTACCTCCAAATCCTCCGCCGATTCTCGGCTTTATGACTCTGATTTCTGCAATTGGCTTCTTCAGTATTCGAGAGAGAATTCTTCGGCAGTGAAAAGGCACTTGAGTGGACGAGATAACTACTAGTCTTCCGACTGGATCAAGATAAGTGAGAGCGTTGTGTGGTTCCAGTGCGGCATGGAGCTGAGTGTCCACATGATATGTTCTTCTGATAACGAATTCGCACTCTTCGAGGGTCTTCTCAACGTCTCCGATATCCATCACGAAGTGAGCGGCGATATTTCTGGAGTTGTCGTAGACACCCGAGCAGTCGCTTTCATCATGAATTATCGGAGAGCCCTCTTTTGAGGCTTCCTTCATATCAAAAACCGCATCCAGGGTCTCGTACTCGACCTTGATCTTTCTTAGTGCCTTGAGAGCCGCTTTTTCGGTAGTCGCTGCTACGACTGCCACAGGGTCGCCAACGTACCTAACCTTTCTGTCCAAGAGATAAGTATCGTAAGGAGAGGGTTCTGGGTATCCCTGACCTGCTCTGGTATAAGGAACTCTCTCCACATCTTGGTAGGTGAAGATGCCGACTACACCCGGTATGCTCAAAGCCTGAGAGCTGTCGATACTCCTAATAATTGCGTGGGCATGAGGAGACCTGAGAAGTTTGACAACGAGAGCATCCGGCATATCATAGTCTGGTGTATATGCCGGCTTTCCCCTCACTATTGCGAGACCGTCTACTTTCTTCATTGGTTTTCCGATCGTCACGAAGGAATCATTCATCGATTTCACCTCGCATCACTTGGGCCGCCTTTTTTATGGCTCGATTCTGAGGCTCATATCCCGTGCATCTACAGATGTTCCCGTTGAGCGCGAGCCTTATCTCTTCGTCGGAAGGATCCGGGTTTTCTCTTAGCAGAGCTTCTCCCGTCATTACTACCCCGGGGATACAGTATCCGCACTGAGCTCCGCCTTCTTCGAGAATGGCCTCCTGGATTGGGTGCAACTTGTCTCCATCGGCCATGCCTTCGACGGTCTCAATGTTCTGACCATCAACAGAAACCGCAAAAGTTGAACATGAAAGTATCGGCTTTCCATTCAGGAGAACGGTACAAGTTCCGCAACTTGCAGAATTGCAGCTTCTTCTGACGCTCTTATAGCCTATCCTCCTTAGTACTTCAAGCAGATACTCACCGGGGTCAATATCGAGTTCATGAAGTCTTCCGTTCACAGTAAAGGCAATTCTCATAAAATCATCCCCTTCAGTTTTTCAGCAGCTCTCTGGGCCAGCACTGAAGCAAGGTGCTTTCTGTACTCGAAGGAGGCGGTCATATTCGAGCCCCCAATAAAGCTCTCATAAACGAGACTTCTTACAATTGAAGGCATCACATCGTTTATCTCTAGATCCACCATTGCCGCTTCGACACTTTCAAACCTTGCCGGATACTGCGGTCTAGATCCGCAAACAACTCTGGCCGCTCTTATTCTCCCGTGCTCCGGTCTGATCGAAAGGCCTACATTGACCGTCGCAATATCGAAAGTAGTCTTCGAGAACTTCTCGAAGGCCGTGAACCAGCCGTCCTTCTTAAGAATCGCGTGAGTGATCAGAGGTTTTTCACCTGCCGGTAGCGAGAAGTAATCAGAGATCAGCATTCGCTGGTAACCATCGACCCCGTAGATCATGAGACTTGAGCCGGCAGCGAGAAGACAGGTGCTTACGTCCGACCATCCAAGTTTTGGGGCGATTGAGCCGCCGATAGTCGCCATATTTCTAATCTGCCATGAGCCCACTAAAGAGAAGGCGTCGTAAAAGAAATCTCCGAATTCCCTTCTTATCAGTGGGTCCTTTCTGAAAGACTCGACTGTCGTTGAGGCGCCGACTACTATTTCATCTTCGGTGATCGATACCGTGTCAAGCCTTAGAGATTTCAGATCGATGATCTTCTCGATTCTTGAAGACTCCATAAGAGCTACAATCGTACCTCCGGAAAGGAATATCGAATGATCTCTGTCGCGTTGCATGAGTTCAAATGCCTCCTCGACGGTTTCCGGTCTGAAGTACTCATTCACGTTAGACAGCATTATATCCCCTCTTTCTCCAGACTTTTAGGGTTCTGAAAACTAGATTTCTGATAACGGTAGTTCTGTACCACTGACTTGCTCGAACATCATCTATGGGAGAGACGCGCTTCATGGCCAGTTCGACGAATTTCGATTCATCGAACGAGCTCCTTTCACTCGAATAATATTCGCACGCCTCTTTCGGAACAACTACAACGGGAGCTACCGAGCCGAATGCGAGTCTGATTTCCGATTCAGATATCAAGGAGCCTACCGAAGCTATTGCTATGGCCATAGAACTTCGCTGACCAACTTTGTAGAACTGAGGAAAGAACCCCCCGGTTTTCTCGAAAGTTATGGATCTTACAAACTCGCCTTTTGAAAGAGATGTCACTCCCGGACCTTTGATGAAGTCGGCTAGACTCTGAATTCTCTCCCCGTACTGGCCCACAATCTGCAAAGTCGCGTTTGAGAGCAAGAGAGCAACGATTGAATCGCCTGCAGGAGAAGCATTGACAACGTTCCCTACGAGAGTTGCTCTGTTTCGGATCTGTGGGCTGCCTACTTCTCTCAAAGCCATCTTCAATATTTTGCTATGTTTTCCAATTGTCTCGTTGCTCAAAAGCTCGGACATCGTTACTTTGCATCCGACCCTTATTGAGTCGCCGAGATCTTCTATCTTGCCGAAACTCCTCAAATGTCTCAGGCTCACGACATTTTTTGGCGCTATGCGTTTCAACCTGATTTTTACAAGTAGGTCGGTTCCGCCTGCGAGAATATTGCAGTCGCTTCTGGAGAGAATCGACATGAGTTCCTCTTCACTTGTCGGCATAAGGACACTGAATGACATCTCTTTCACCTCCGGAATCCTCCATTGCTATCTGTAATACCTAAACCATGGTCTGTACAATTCATACTCTCCGGAATATCAATATCGAAGACATTGTGACTTCGGCCTTCGATCTCGCGCATCTTGGCAAGCCCGCTTTTCACCAGTTGATATGCACCTCTATCGCCGGTTATTCTGGATAGTCGGGAAAAGACCTTTCTAGAAATATATGTCGGAAAGCCTTTCTTTCCCTCAAAGACGTAGGAGACCATCTCGTCTTCAGTGGTTACCGAACCTGCCAGGCGTTCCACATCCTCTTTGGTAATCAATGGCATGTCTGCAAGGGCCAGAACGATTCCTTCGCAGCTGTCGGGGCACTCTCTGAGTCCCCTGACGATGCTGGTTGAAATCCCATCTTTGTAGTTCTCGTTTATCACCGTCTGGAACGATCCGATCTCAAACATCTCCGGTTCAAAATCAGGATTGACCACAAGAATCTTGCCCATTGCGTCGATGGTTCCAAAACTGTCCAGCGACCACTGCAGAATCGGCTTGCCTGCGAAGTCCGCAAGAAGCTTCTCACTGCCAAAGCGTCTCGACTCTCCTGCAGCCAGAAGTAGCAGTACTATGGAATCACTTTTCATCTGTCTTAGCGAGGCTCTCTGCCGATTTACGGATTGCTTGGATAATTTTGTAGTAACCTGTGCATCTGCAGAGATTTCCCTCTATGGCTTCCATAATGTCTTCATCACTTGGGGCTGAATTTCTGTCCAGAAGGGCTTTCGCCGACATTATCATCCCCGGCGTACAGAATCCACATTGGACCGCCCCCTCATCAATGAAAGTCTGCTGAATCGGGTCGAGTTCGCCGCTCCTGGAAAGACCTTCGATTGTAACCACTTCTGAACCGTCGATTTCGGGAACAAGAACCAGGCAGGAGTTGACTGCTTTGCCATCAATAATGACCGTGCATGCTCCACACTCTCCCTCACCGCAGCCTTCCTTTGTTCCGGTAAGCCCCATTTCATCACGCAGAAAATCGAGTAATCGCATATCTTCTCTTACTTCCTGTGTATGCTTCTCATTGTTTAGAATGAAGCTGATCTTCATTTCAGTGCCTCCTCGATTGCATCTCTATCCGGCGGCAGAATCCGTACTTCGGGAAGAACCGCAGAAACGTTCTTGAGGTCCTTAAGTCCGTTGCCGGTGACAACTATCACTACTCGGTCCTTTTCACCTACGAGTCCAAGCTTCCTAGCCTTCTTGAAGCCCGCAAATGCAGTTGCACCGGCCGGTTCGGCGAACACTCCGGTTTCCCTCGCAAGTTCTATTATACTCTCAAGGATTTCGTTGTCCGAAACCGAGAGAAGGAGACCGTCATGCGCTTCTGTGTAGTGACAGGCCTTTATGACGTCTCTTGGTTTTCCAACACATATGCTGTCGGCTACTGTGGTTGCTTCAAGATCGATCGGTTCGAAAGGGAAGCCCGCTTCATAGGTCTTCTTGATCGCAGCAGAGCCTTCGGCCTGGATTCCGGCTATCTTCGGAACTTTCTCGATGAGACCCAACTCCTTCATATCCTCAAAGCCCTTGTAGAAACTTGAGAGAACAGTCCCGTCGCCGGCCGAAACGAATATGAAATCAGGGAGATCGTCCTCCATCTCGAAAGCGAGTTCCAACGCGCAGGTTTTCTTCCCTTCCAGTAGATAGGGATTGATCGCGCTGTTTCTGCAATACCAACCCATAGACATCCCTATCTCCATAGAGAGATCGAATACTCTGTCATAACTTGCTTCTATCGCAAGAATCTTTGAACCATACACCTGCAGTTGTGTGATTTTCGCCACAGGGGCGGTTGAAGGCACGAAGATAACGCTCTTCAAGCCGGATACGGCCGAAAGTCCCGATAGAGAACTGGCTGCATTTCCCGTCGAGGCACAGAAGATGGTGTCGAACCCCTTTTCCACTGCCTTTGCTACAGCAATGGCGCTTGCCCTGTCTTTGAAAGATGCTGTCGGGTTTCTTCCGTCGTCTTTTATCAAGACTTCCCGAATTCCGTATTTCCTCGAAAGAGAACGACTCTTGTAGAGCGGTGTATTGCCAACAAGCAGCTCCGGGAAATCGATTTTCCCTTCAAACGGCAAAAGGAAGTCAAAGGCCCAGATTCCCCTCTTTTGAAGAGAAGTCAAACTGAACTCAAATTTTTTCCTCACAAGCGCAAAATCGTATACGACTTCGAGGGTCCCCTTACGATCACCGCAATCGGGGCAGTAGTAGTCTACTTCGTCTATTGCGAATTCCTTACCACAAGTGATGCACTTCAGAAGATATTTGCTCAAACCAGTACACCCCCGATGGCGCTAACGGGACAGCGAGATTCGCAAAGCCCGCAACCGAAACACTCAGACGGATCCACTTCCACTTTCTCATCCAACCTCAGTGCAAAGTAAGGGCAAACCGCAACACACAATCCGCATCTGGTACATTTCTCGTGATCGATAAGCGGATTTCTCACCTCAAAGGACTCTTTCTGTATTTCAGCAGAGTCGATCGCATCTATTACACTATCGAACCCTCTCTTCTCGAGAGCCGACGGAAGAGTGTCTACTATCCTTTTGAAGAGGTCTTTGCCTTTTATCAGAGCTCCAGAAAGCATCTGCACCGCGGATGCGCCGCAAGAGAGAAAGTCAATTACATCATCTGCGCTTTGAATGCCACCGACACCTATAATCGGCAGAGAACAGCCCTCGCGTATTCTCCTTACGGATGAGAGGGAAAGCTTCTTGATTACGGGACCGCTTATCCAGCCAAACCCATCGCTGCTTCCCAAAAACGAACGATTCACCCTCCTGTCCAGCGGATAGACCGGTCCAAGCGAGTTTATTGCAACGATTCCGTCGCCACCGGAGTCCTGGACGGCCTTTGCCATTTCAGCCGGATCAGGCACAGATGGGTCGAACTTCAGAAAGACCGGCTTGTCCGTGCCTTCCTTAACGGCAGAGACCAACTCCTTCATAAGCGAAGGGTCATCGGCGACGTAATGAGTAGACAGCTCGAAAGCATCTGCAAACCTTGAGAATAACGGGACCAGCTTTCGAAGATCTTCAGGTGAGTAACCTAGACTGACTATCAGAGGAAGACTTGATGATTTCTTGTATTGCGGTAGAAACTCCTCAAACCACATGTCAGGAGGGAACTCGCTCCAAAGCTCAGTATTGATTACGAAGTCCTTATCCGCTACTATGCAAGGTCTCGGGACCTTAGCTGCTACTGTAGATATCGTCTTCGTAACCATAGCTCCGACTCCCATGGCTTCCAGTGCGAGCATCTTCCTATGATCCCCTGTAAGAGGACCGGAGGCAGGCATCAATGGATTCTTAAGGGAAATACCCGCCACTTCTGTCGAAAGATTCACGAAAGCACCTCCTAGAATCTCTTCTCAAATGCTTTGTACAACCTTCTTGCCTCTCTATAAATAATCTCTTCGTCGACTTTTGTCGGTACTCCTTGCGCTAGGACCCTCTCGCCACCGACGAACACATCGCTTACCGAAATGTTGTCGCAGATTCCAAAGAAGAAATGATCCACGAAATTCTCTGCCGTGATTTCGGTCGGACTTCGGTAGTTGAGTACGATCAGATCTGCGGAGCTTCCCTCGCGAATCGTTCCAATGTTTGCTCCAAACGTTCTGGTTGCAAGTTCGTAGTTTGCTCCAAAGAGAGAAGGGCTTAGATCTCCTGAATAGCTGGCTTTCGGATCGCGCTGGATGTAGTGAGGACCGAGAATCATGAACCTTACATCGTTGCTGAGATTGAATCCGTAACCATCGTTTCCTACCAGCACTGCAGCTCCTTCTTCTCTAAAGCGTTTCCATTCAGGAAATCCAACACCATTGTTGATATTCGACTGGCAATTTACCACGATGTAGCCCTTTGTGTTCTTTATCAGGCCCCTTTCAGATGGTGTAGTGTGAATGCAGTGGGCGTAGATTGAGTTCTCTGTCATGAGCCCGGCTCTATGGAAGCGCTCCAGTACTCTCTGGTCATATACGCCAATCGTGTGCTCCTGGTCCTCGGGGCCCTCTGCAACATGAACGTGTATGGGAAGCTTACCAGCTATCTCTTTTGAAGCCAGCGACAGTGTCTCTTTTGAGAGAGTGAGGGAAGCGTGGAAACCGAAAACCCCTTTCTTGTACTGCGTCGACTCCCTGCTGAACTCGAGATTCTCTCTTATTCCCCTGTCACGTTTTTCCAATCCGTCTCTGTCCGAGACCTCATAAGCTCCACAGTACCTCAAACCGACATCGTTGACGGAAGCGGCGATTCTCTCCAGAGAACCATCTATCGCGTTTGGCGAAGAGTTGTGGTCGAAGAGAGATGTAACGCCTGCCTTAAGCGACTCGATTGAAGCCACATAAGCCGAGATCTCAAGATCTTCAAGAGTAAGGGCTTTATCCAGTCTCCACCACAACTCTTCCAGCAGTTTTGTGAACGAGGATGGATTGAAGGGAGAGACCCCCAATCCGCGAGAGAAAGTTGAGTAAATATGCGTATGGGCATTTACCAGCGAAGGCATCAAGAGCTTTCCGTCTAAGTGCAGATTCTCGCCATCATAGCTGCTTTCGCCTGAAGAGACCTTCACAATCTCCCCGTTCTCTACCCTCACGTATCCCTTTTCTATGAATTCTCCATCATTTGTGAAAATAGAAACTCCATTTATTTGCATGAAGCATCCTCCCAACGAATTGATTCGCGTTCGATGAAGCGTCCCGAAGCCCTGGGAAGCAGAACTTCACCGTCTTTGTAGGCGACTCTGCCTCTTTGAACTACCGCTTCCACCCTTCCCTTTAGCTTCATGCCATCGAAAAGAGAGTGGTCGGATCTTGTGAAAGGCGATCTTGAGACGGTAATCTCTGCATCCTTATCGACAACGGCGATATCTGCGATAGATCCGGGAGCCAGCAGCCCTCTCTTTGGAAACAATCCGAACGTCTTGGCCGCGTTTGTTGAAAGCAGAGAAGAGACTCTTGTGAGGTCGCCTTCAAGCAAAGTGTTTGCGGTGGAAAAGGATAGGCCTAGCGATCCAGAGCCGTTCGGCATCGACAAATAGTCATCTCGATTCTCGAGTTTCTCTTGCCTAAGGAATGGACAGTGATCCGTGCCCATCGATGAGATCTCCCCCTCTCTCAACGAAGAGACAAGAAGCAGTCTCTCCTGTGCGCTCCTTGGAGGGGGGCAGTAAGTATTAAGATAACCTTGCTCGCCGAGTAGCGGGCTATTGTCCAGCAGTAGGTACTGAGGACAGGTTTCAAGTCTTGTAGAGTCTTTCCAGTTGACATTGATCGAGCCGAGAGTCTTTGCGGTTTCGCCGCTGGAAAGATGTACGATGTACAGCTGGCCCTGTTTGTCCATAGACATCAAGGCAAGCTTGACTACTTCGGTCATCTCGCTAATAGTCGGTCTCAAATCCGAGAGATCTTTGAAAGTAGGACTTACGAAACCGGAAACGGTCTCAGTTATTATTTCATCGTTTTCCGCATGGGCCAGCAGAACGAACCCAAGCTTTCTTGAGAGCGAAAGCAGGTTGAGGATCATTCCGTCGCTTGTTCTGCGATCGGAAGAACTATATGTCGTGAAGATTTTTATAGAAGGCATCTTCTCGGCTATTGCAGCTCTGGCTATCTCTTCGGCGGAAAATCCAGGACTTCCTGCAAGCGTTACGTGGAAAGCGTAATCTATCCTGCTGTCTGCTGCCGTCTGCATTCGACTCTTCTTTGCTTTCTCAAAGTCTAAAAGACTGGAAACGGGATCGAGAAAATCAATCAGCGTGGTTACTCCCCCGCTGATTGCAAGAGCAGATCCCGAATCGAAGTCGTCAACGGACGTATATCTTCCCAGATTCAACGAAAGGTGTACGTGAGGATCGATGAATCCCGGCAAGAGAAACAATCCGGAGCAGTCAAGGATCTCGCGTGACGGGAAACTGCTCCGGGTTGCAGATATCGCCGCGATTTCCTCGCCCGAAACATAGAGATTGGCAGGAAAGACACTGTCTCCTGCGCAAATCGTACCGTTTTCCAGGGCAAGGTCAAAAGTCACGGTCTTCCGCCCATAGTAAGCGCCATTACAGCCTTAGCTGTGTGAAGTCTGTTCTCCGCCTCGTCTATAACGATTGACTGAGGACCGTCTATTACCTCGTCGACGACCTCTCTGCCCCTATCCGCGGGAAGAGCATGCATGTAGACCGCTCTCCTATTTGCAAGCTTCATTCTCTCGGGTGTGCAAATCCAGTCTTTATTCTTTCTCACTTCTTCCATGATCTCCTGAGGATCTTCTGAGACGTAGAAGCCACCCCATGACTTCGGAATCACAATATCTGCATCTTTGAATGCCTCATCCATGTCGTGAAGTATATCGAACTTGGCCCCGCTGTTCTCGGCGTTTTGCTTTGCCTGATCAACTATGTCGGGCATCAAATCGAAGCCCTTCGGATACGCTAACTTCACGTCCATACCGTATCTCGTGAAGAGAAGAATCTGGGACTGTGGAACGGAAAGAGGCTTGAGATGGCTTTCGGCATAAGCCCATGTTATCGCGACCTTCAGGCCGTTGAGATTCGTTCCAAATCTCTCTCTAATCGTCATCATATCGGCCATAACCTGCATAGGATGATAGACATCATCCTGCAGATTCAGAATTGGGACATCCGCGTGTTCGGCAAGAGATCTCAGATAAGGATTTCCCGCCTTGAACTTGCAGTGCCTTACAGCGATTGCGTGGCCGTATCTCGAAAGAATCATCGCGGTATCTCTAGGAACCTCTCCGTGCGCAGTCTGCATCGTCGAAGGGTCCAGATAGTGAGCGTGTCCGCCCAGCTGTGTTATTCCCGCTTCCATCGAGTTGCGTGTTCTAGTTGATTGATCGAAGAACATCAAGAACACCGTTTGATAAGGAAGCAAAGGGGTCGGTTCGCTCGTTGCAAATCTCCGTTTCAGATCGGAAGACAGATCGAGCATCAGATCAATCTCCGTTCTGTCAAAGTCCTGTGTGGTGATGAAGTCTCTGCCTCTCAAAATGCTACTCATCCTATTACCTCCTAATCTATTGTGAAAGCCTTAAAGGAAGAAGAGCGTACATAGCCGCAGCCTTTACCAGATGGTCGATGGGGCACTGATCATCGGGACTGTGCGCGTAGATCTCGTTAGCGGGCCCGAATCCGATCGTCGGTATCGAAAAGACACCTGCTGTTGCTATTCCATTTGTCGAGAATGTCCACTTGTCAACGAAAGGCTCCTCACCGAAAACTTCTCTAAAAGTGTTTACGGTCTTCTGCACTATTTCGCTGTCCTCTTCCATTACCCACGTTGGGAAGTACTTCTCGACGGGATACACAGTTCCGGTATATGAAGGTCTTTCGTAGAAGAGTTCTACAATCTCCGCCTGCTCCCCGGCCATTTGAATGGCCTCTTCCAGTTCTTTTACTACCGTCTCTTTTGTCTCTCCCGCCGTCAACCTTCTGTCTAGCTGGATGGTGCATTCGTCGGCTACTGCGTTTTGGGAGGGAGATTTGAAGAATATCTGAGTAACGGCTATCGTCCCCTTCCCTAGGAAAGCGTCATCTTTTATCCTCTCATTGAGCCTCTCTATCTCCTGTATGATACGGCCCATCTTGTAGATAGCATTGACTCCCCGTTCGGGTGCGCTCGCGTGACAGGAAAGCCCCGAGGTTTTTATTTGAAGCTCCATTCTTCCCCTGTGCCCCCTGTAGATATTTAGATTCGTCGGTTCGGTAATGACCACGAAGTCAGGCCTAATGCCGTCTTCCTGAACTATGTACCTCCAGCAGAGGCCATCGCAATCCTCTTCCATCACAGTTCCTGTAACGTAGAGAGTGAAATCTCCCAGCAGTCCCTCTTCTTTCATTATCTTTGCCCCGTAGACCATTGCAGCCATTCCAGCTTTTTGATCGGAAGCACCTCTCCCGTAGATTATGCCATCTCTAACAACTCCTCCGAAAGGATCTACCTTCCAGAGCTTTTCATTTCCCACTTCTACGGTATCGATATGTGCGTCCATGGCAATAACTTTCTTGCCCGATCCGATTCTACCCATGATGTTTCCCAGACCATCGACTATGACTTCGTCGAAGCCCACCTTGTCCATCTCTTCGCGAATTCTCTGGACAACCTCCCTTTCACCGGCAGAAAAGCTCTTGATGCTTACGAGATCGCTTAGAAAAGCGGCAAGTTCCTCACGGTATGATTCAGCCTTGGTAAGTAGATGTCTTGACACGTTTGTCACTCCTATACACGAGTATTTTCTCTATTATAACTTCTTATACATTGCAAAAAAAAGTAACAAGAGAACCGACAGAGGCTTTGGTAATAGTATAGCTCGACTCGTTCCGGTTCTCAACGGAAGGCGATCAAGTCAGTGCAAGTATTCAGCATGAGGGAGTCTCAGGATGAAGGGCTTTGTCTTGCTCTGAAGCTATAATTTATCTTGGGGGTGATTGTATGAAGACTCTCGATGTGAAGAATCTGACAAGCAGGATCGGGAAGTTCGACCTCGGGCCTGTCGATCTATCAATTGAAAAGGGCGAAATCGTAGGTTTGATTGGACCATCAGGCTGTGGAAAGACTCTCCTGTTAAGATCTATTGCGGGGCTACACGAAACGCTCTCGGGTACTGTCGAGATCAACGGGCAGGACGTTACTTTCCTTGAGCCCCATCTCAGGGGCCTTGCTTTTGTCTTTCAGGACAATGCCTTGTTTCCCCACATGGATACCCATGACAACATTGCCTTTCCTCTCACAGTAATGAAGGACAAGGAGGCAAATGAAAAGGTAAGTAGAAGAGCCGATGAACTCGATGGCCTTTCTGGCTATCTTGACCGTTGGCCGAAAGAGTTGCCGGCCGGTATGAAGAAGTTGACGGCGTTCGCAAGAGAGACGGTAAAGAAATTCAACATCATCATGCTTGATGAACCGTTCGAGAGACTCGACAAGAAGATCAGAACCGAGCTGAGACTGATGATCAAGAGGCTGCTGATTGCTCTTGGAGAGTCAGTGCTCATAGTATTGAACGATCCCGAAGATGCGATGGCAGTTGCGGATAGAGTGTACGTCATGTATGATGAAGCAATAGTTCAGCATGGCCCGCCAACAGAGATATACGAAGATCCGGCTTCGCATTTTGTGATGGAGCTCTTTTCTTCGATGGGAGTCAACAGGGTGGGTGATGCGTCCTTCAGACCCCAGGATGTTCAACTGGACGAAAAAGGGGAGGAATTCTCGCCAGAACACTGCGGTCCTTTTGATTCGAGACGCATACTCTGCAGTGGAAAGCTCAGAGGGGAGAATGTCACAGTACTGCTTCCACTGGAGTGCAAAGACCTTGATTCGGTTTTCATAAGCATCACCAGGTCTTTCAGTCTATAATCAA
Protein-coding regions in this window:
- a CDS encoding YgeY family selenium metabolism-linked hydrolase → MTNVSRHLLTKAESYREELAAFLSDLVSIKSFSAGEREVVQRIREEMDKVGFDEVIVDGLGNIMGRIGSGKKVIAMDAHIDTVEVGNEKLWKVDPFGGVVRDGIIYGRGASDQKAGMAAMVYGAKIMKEEGLLGDFTLYVTGTVMEEDCDGLCWRYIVQEDGIRPDFVVITEPTNLNIYRGHRGRMELQIKTSGLSCHASAPERGVNAIYKMGRIIQEIERLNERIKDDAFLGKGTIAVTQIFFKSPSQNAVADECTIQLDRRLTAGETKETVVKELEEAIQMAGEQAEIVELFYERPSYTGTVYPVEKYFPTWVMEEDSEIVQKTVNTFREVFGEEPFVDKWTFSTNGIATAGVFSIPTIGFGPANEIYAHSPDDQCPIDHLVKAAAMYALLPLRLSQ
- a CDS encoding ABC transporter ATP-binding protein, translating into MKTLDVKNLTSRIGKFDLGPVDLSIEKGEIVGLIGPSGCGKTLLLRSIAGLHETLSGTVEINGQDVTFLEPHLRGLAFVFQDNALFPHMDTHDNIAFPLTVMKDKEANEKVSRRADELDGLSGYLDRWPKELPAGMKKLTAFARETVKKFNIIMLDEPFERLDKKIRTELRLMIKRLLIALGESVLIVLNDPEDAMAVADRVYVMYDEAIVQHGPPTEIYEDPASHFVMELFSSMGVNRVGDASFRPQDVQLDEKGEEFSPEHCGPFDSRRILCSGKLRGENVTVLLPLECKDLDSVFISITRSFSL